In the genome of Dyadobacter fermentans DSM 18053, the window CGCGAGCGTAGCTGCGCGCCGGTAAACTGATCGTACTGACCCTGAATGCGGTCGTACCGATTGCTGGCCGTGAGATAGGTGGATGTATTGAGGGGCAATTTGCCTTTAACAGGGAAGTTAATCAGGTAACCGTGGGCGTCGGGCTTGTCGGCCTGTAACTGGCTGAAAATGCGATCCACGGCGGCTGCGTCCTTTTGTTGGGTGGTATCCGAAAAAACGGCCGGCACTTTGGCGAGCGTGCCGCCGTCGGCGACGGTCTTTACACCTGTTTCAAACCATTCGAACGCCCAAACCAGTCCGGTAAGCGCACAAACGAGCAGGATCACGCAGGCATAAAAGCCCAGCACATTGTGCAGGTCGTAGTTTACGCGCTTCCATTTGGCGTTCCATTTGATTTTGAAGCTCTTATCTACATTAGATTTGCTCCATTTCGAAGGCCACCAAAGCACCAGTCCCGAAATCAGGATCAGCACAAAGGCAAGCACGGAGTAACTTACCACGGCATGACCGATTTTTTCACCGAACAACATCCGCATATGCAAGCCCAGCACAAGGTTGAAAAACTCGTTACGGCTGTCTTCCAGCTTCACCACCTTTCCATTATACGGATTCACATATGCCCGCCAGTAGTATTTGTAATAATCCCAATGCGAAAACCCTTCCTTATCGACCTTCAATGCCCTGAAAATGTACGTTCGGTCGGGCTGGGAGGATATTTCCACGCGCGTGACGGGCCGGTTGGGACCGACCGCCTCCTGTGCTACGGCCAGCAGCTGGCTTAGCGGGAGTTTGGGTTTATTTTCGGGTTGGATAAAAAGCCGGTCGCGGTACACGAGCGGCTTGATCTCATCTGTAAAAACGTAGATAGCACCGGTGAGGCCGATCACGATAATGACCAGTCCGGACGCCAGCCCCAGCCAGAGGTGCAATGTTCCTATGAACTTTCCCAGCGCCGTCTTTTTTTGAGACATGAATACAATTCGGGTTTGTAAAGCAAGCAAAGCGGTCCATTCACCTCCGGACGCTCAGGAAGCAAAGAAATACCGTATTTAGTTTAATTACAAATTATGCCACCCGGTGGGCTGCATTATTTGTGATAGCGCTTGCATTCCACGGCATTCAGCATGTACGCTTTCAAGTCCGCCGGATAATCAGTCTCGCCCATTGATCCCCGAATTCTGTTAATTTTGTCGTTCCTGTATACCCTTATCAACCAAGAGTACATTGAAGCCGGCCTTTTTCTCGAAATACGAGTGGTGGTACCATTTTGCGATGATGCCCGTTTGCTTTGCGCTGGGCAACTATTACATGCTGGGCGAGCGGTACTTCTTCCATTTGCCTACGTTTTTAACGGCAACCTCTCTCGCATTTGCCCTCTACTGGTTTTCGGTGGTGCTGCTCACGGTTACCATCCGCAAAACGGCCGGCAGCGCCGCCGAAGGGCATATTCTCCGGCAAATGCTCCGGATGTTCCGGAAGCTGGCGCTCGTAACGGCATTCCTGGCCATTTTCAACTGCTGGATTTACAGCCTGGTGCCTTCGCTCCAAGTCGGCTTTTCGTGGGCGGTCCTGTGGCCGCTGGTCGCGATCGGGCTGCTTTGCGATGCGTTTATCTGTGCCCTGCTCGGTCTTTTTTATGCATTGCAGCAATGGAAAAACGACCAGGCCGACGATGAGAAACTCGCCCGGCAATCCGTGGAAGTGGAATTTGATGCATTGAAAGGGCAGGTTAACCCGCATTTTTTGTTCAACAGCCTCAATACGCTGTCGTCGCTCATTAATGCCGACCCGATGCAGGCCGAAGATTTTGTGGAAGACCTCGCGCGCGTTTACCGCTATACGCTCCAAGGTGGCCGCACGGAGCTGGTGCCGCTGCAATCGGAGCTCGGCTTTCTCCAAGTCTACATCCAGCTTTTGCAGGCGCGCTACAACGATGCGCTGGTAGTTGAAATGCCCGACCGCTGTCCGGCCGACCTATCCATTCCGCCGCTGATGCTGCAAATCCTGATCGACAACGCGGTGCAGTACAACATGCTTTCGTCCAGCCGCCCGCTCACGATCACGCTCAGCATTACCGGCGAGCGCGCCATACGCGTGACAAACAATATTCAGATGCGCCACCGCACCCTTCGAGCCACCGGTGCCGGCCTCCGGGGTTTATCGACGAAGCTGCTGGCGTTTACCTCCCGCAAGCTGGAAATATCGGAAAGCGACGACACTTTTTCGGTAACGATCCCGCTCCTGCCCGACACCGCTCCGGCTTCAATGCAATGACAATTCATGCCATTAAAAATACAGTTGGTGCAATTCACGCGGTTGCTTTTGAATGGCAATACCCTATTTTTGAACCAGTCGCAAATGCCCCCAAGACAGGCCCGACGGCTGCCTACCCATGAAGAAGAAATTATTGTTTGAAAAACTCCCGGAAAAAATCCCGTCGGCAAACCGCTGGGCCTATGCTGCCTGCGCGGTTGCATTCCTGTTGTTTTTCAATTTTCTGACGGTCGGAGCGGCAGTTTTTGGCGACCCTGCATTGTTTCTGAAAACGACATTCCTGAATGCGGCCATCCTGGGTGCGGCATTCGGCATCCAATCGGCGGTGGGACGGTACATTACCCGGCGCTACGCCGATGTGCAGCAGACGCTCGTGCGCGTGGCTTTGTCTATTTGCATGCACGCGGTGGTTTCGGGCGTATTTGTGCTGCTGGCGGGCTGGTTGTACATTGGCTGGGGCTTGTTCCGTTCGGTTTTGACGGCCGATGCCCTGGTAGTCGTGTACATGGTGAATCTCGCGGCGATCGTGCTCGGCACGGGGCTATGGGAAAGCTTCGACGCTCTCGCACGCTGGCGGCAGCACGAGATCAACAGCGAACGGCTGATGAAAGAGAACGTAAACGGGCAGCTCGAAAGCCTCAAAACGCAGATCAGCCCGCATTTTCTTTTCAATACATTAAACTCCCTCTCTGCGCTGATCGGCGAAGACCCGCAAAAGGCGGAACAGTTTGTGGATGAAATGGCGCGGGTGTACCGCTATCTGCTGCAAACGAACCATTCGTCCGTAGACCAGGGGGATTTCGGGCAGTTAACGACGTTAAAAAAAGAATTGTCGTTCATTGAATCGTACGGACACCTCCTCAAAACGCGATACGGCGACGGTATGAAGCTTTACATCCACGTGGAAGACAGCTTCCTGGACGCCCGCATTCCGCCGCTAACGCTGCAATTGCTCGTCGAAAACGCTGTTAAGCACAATGTAATACGCGCGAGCAGACCGCTCACGATTTTTATCCTGAGCACCGTGGAGGGAGGACTGATGGTGCGCAACAACCTGCAAAAGAAAAATCTCACGGCCGGTGCGGAAAACATCGAATCCACGCACGTAGGCCTGGCGAATATCATTACCAAATATAAACTGCTGGCAGAATACCGGGCCTGGCCTGGCCCAGCCGATGGTCGAAAGCAATCACGAGTTTTTCACCGTAACCATCCCATTGATTTCCTGAAAGCATGAATGCGCTTATCGTAGAAGATGAAGACCTGTCGGTCCGCCGCCTCAAAAAAATGCTGTCCGAAGTAGCACCGTCGCTGCACATCACCGGTGTTACCGACAGTATCGAGCAAACCGTGGAATGGGTACTCGAAAACCGCGCGGCCGGCCATGCCGACCCCGATCTGATATTCCTGGACATCGAGCTTTCCGACGGCCAGAGCTTCGAGATTTTCAACCGGATCGAAGTTTCCAGCTCGATCATCTTCACGACCTCCTACGACGAATATGCGTTGCAGGCATTCAAGCACAACAGCATCGACTACCTGCTCAAACCCGTGCACCGCGACGAATTGCAGCGCGCCCTGCACAAATACGACAAATTGAAGGGACAACCGGCGACCGACCAATCGCTGGCAAGCATTAAAAAGCTGCTGGAAGATTTCAAAAAGACATCGGCTGTTGAATACCGCCAGCGCTTTCTGGTGAAACAAGGCCAGAAAATGCTGTCCATCGAAGTGAATGAAATAGCCTATTTCTTCACCGACGACCGTTACAGCTTTTTCATGACGGATTCCAACCAGAAAATGCTCGTAGACTACACGCTCGACGAGCTCGCCGACTCGCTGAACCCTTCACGCTTTTTCCGGATCAACCGCGGCATGATGATCACCCACCGCTCGGTAGAAAAAATCGACCCCTATTTCGGGAACCGCCTCGCGCTCACCTTACGCCCCGCGCATAACAAAGAAGCGCTCGTGAGTCGGGAGAAAGTGAGTGATTTTAAGGTTTGGATGGGGAAATAGTTGCCTCTGCAAAAAGTGCTGGTTTTCGAAATACCGGTAAACGGTTACAACCTTTGGGCTTCATTGCGAATCCAGAGAGAAAATCAGCTATGAAAAATGAAAACAGCTCAACTCCTGCTATTCCTGGCCGTGATCTGCACGGCCTGCTCCAAAGATTCCAGTGATCCGAAAGTGCTTTTCGACGAAACAGACCCACGGCTCGACGCCGCCCGGTTTTACTTCGTCGATCAATCCTACTACGCAGTACAGTACAAATACAATGGTGACGGCCTGCTCGATAGCGAAACGCAGCTGCTGACAAACGGCCAGCCACTTCTGACAACGACATATAAATACAAAGAGCAATTCCTGACAGAGCAGCGGATCAGCGGTAATCCGAAAGTAACGGCATTTACCTACCAATATATAAAGGACACCCTCGTATCCGTCGACTACCACGATTTCCAGCTCCCTCCGGACCATCTGCATTTCACCAGAAGCTACTCCTATCCCGAAAAAGGCATTGTGAAGATCGTAGAGCAGGATGTGCTGACCAAAACGACCCAGCACATTTACCTCTTCATCCGGGACGGCAACATCGTCAAAACCAAAGTCCTAGACCCAGTTACGGATCAGGTTAAAGAAGAAACTGCATTTGAATACGACCAGCATCCCAACCCCTATTCCGGCCTCACCGGCAAAGGTGATTACATGAAGTTCTACAGTGCCAACAATGTAACGGTGGAACGGACGCTGTTCCGCAACAGCGCGTCGGTGAATCAGGAAGTGCGGTACGAATATGAATATTCACCCGGCGGCTGGCCCCTCAAAAAGCACCAGGTGCTGGGCGGAAGCAAGAAGCTCCTCGAACAGGAATACATTTACAAGGGCCGTTAGCACTCATATTTTCACTACCAGCCGGTCTTCCAGCGCGGCATTCTGTCCCGGCCCGATGTGGCGCTCATGGGGAAGCGTATAGAATTCGGCGGTGAGCGTGATGCCGTCGGCTGTTCTTTCCAAAAGCACTTTTAGAAATCCGTGCTTGGTATCGCAGCTGCTTTCCAGCTGAATGCCTTCGAAAATGGGTAATGCGCTGGTGAAACGGTAGTCGTTTGTGTAAGCGACGGGGTGCAGCTCGTCGTACCCGCCGCTACCTGCCACAATGAAAGGCAGCACGCGGCCGCCGTGGTAGTACCTGCTGAAACGCTGGTAATTATGCACGTGCCCGCTGAAAACGATGTCGGGATAAATGCCGGTTTCTTCAAAAACACCTTCCAGTAATTCGATCATCGGAATGCTCGAACCGTGGTTGATATCCGCCGAATAAGGCGAATGGTGCAGGCAGAGGATCACGGCTTTGTCGGGGCGCTCTTTATCGGCGGTCCGGAGTTCGTGCATGAGCCAATTGCGCTGCTCGTCGGTCACTACGCCGAATTTGGGCACATTGCTATACATACCGATGATGTTCGCGAGCGGAGTGACGAGCGTCCAGTACACGTTCGGCTGGATCATGCTTTTCCGTTCCGCATTGCCGCTGAAAGGCACCGTGCGGCGCTCGGTATCGCAAAAAACGGTCGTGAATGCATCGAGACTGCCGTAACGGACGCGGCTGTCGGGATTGATGTCGCTGTCGTGGTTGCCGGGGATCGCGAAAATCGGCCCGGGGTATTTTTTATAAGGATCGAAAAACTGACGCTGGTACTCGCTGGCTTCACCGTGATTGTACACCACATCGCCGAGGTGGAACAAAAACTGCGGTTCGTAGCCTGTTTTCTCCGTCGCTTCAAACTGCTTCACCATTTCCCCTACCACCAGTTTCTGAAAATCGGGCGTGCGGATGCTGCCGGTATCGCCTACCATGTGGAATGCCAGCTTGTTCTGATCGGGCACGGGATCGATGGCTTCGAGATCGAGGTGGTAAGGATATTTTCCGGACGGTTTGGGTGCGGGCTGGTACTTGAAGGTATCGTCGGGAACGTCTCTTTTGAAAACGGGTTTGGAGAATTTCTTGAAAAAATCTGGTTTCATTACGGATGGCTGCCATTTATCAGCCTTTTTTGCTTTCGACAGCGGAAAGCTAACAAAATTCCAAAACACCTCTTCTTTTTTCTTCGCATCCATACAACCAATTCCTCATCTTGCGGCCTCTTTAATCCGAATACGTTAAAAACCATTACATGACTTCGGAAGCCGACTTGATCTCTGGTTGCCTCTTAAATGACCGCATTGCGCAGCGGCAGCTGTACGACCGATACAAAAAGGCCATGTACACGCTAGCCTACCGCATTACCGGTGATTTCGACGACGCCAACGATGTTTTGCAGGATGCCTTTCTTGAGATATTCAAACACCTGAACCAGTTCCGTGGCGAATCGACGCTCGGGGCGTGGATCAAGCAGATCATCGTGCGGAAATCCATGAAGAAGAAACGGCTGGTGATCTGGGAGAATGTGGAGGGTTACATGGGCGAGAGCATCGACTGGGGCGAATCGGAGATCAATGCCGCACATCTGGAAACAGCCATTCTGTCGCTACCCGACGGTTTTCGTACAATCTTCGTCCTGGCCGAAGTGGAGGGATACACGCACCGGGAGATTGCCGTAATGCTCAAAATTTCGGAAGGAACTTCGAAGTCACAGCTGTTTCATGCCAAAAGAAAACTCCGGACAATGCTTTCGGCAAACTGAGATCTGATACCATGGAAAAGAACGAGCATAATCTGCAAAATGCCATCCGGCGCTTCCCGACCTACGAGCCGGGAGAAGAAGTGTGGCAGGCGATACGGGAAGACCTCGGATCACAGCCGATGCGCCAGGCGCTTTCGGAAATGCCGGCTTATGAACCGGACGACAAGCTGTGGGACATCATCGACCGCAAAAATGTGCGCCAACAGCGCTGGAAATGGGGCTATGCGGCGGCGGCGCTGCTGTTTGCGGCCGGCATAGCCTGGATGATGCGCCCACTGGCCCCACATCGGGTTGCCTACTCGCAGGAGACCGTCGACGACCGGCTGCAAATGGACGCCGACCTCAAAACGGACCGGCAGTACAAGCTATTGAAGGCCTATTGTGAAACCGAAACCCTCGTTTGCGACAGCCACGAATACCGCTCCCTGCAAGAGGAATACGAACGCCTCAGCGCCGCTTCACACCAGCTCGCGCAAGCTATTGGCGACTATAACACCGCGCCTGAACTGCTCCGGCAATACAATGATATAGAAAGACAAAAAACGGACATTCTCAATGCAATGGCCAAAATGATTTAAGCATCCAATCATGAAAAAGTATATTAAAACCATTCGAAAACTGACGCTGCTCGCCTGCATGCTCGGGGCCGCCACTGCCCACGCACAGGGTAAGTTGCAGGTGGCGACGAAAAAAATTGAGAGGACGATCGGTGCGCCGGCCGTGCGGACGATGTACATCAGCGCCGAAAAGGCCGATATCGAGATCGTCACCTGGGACAATGCGGATATCAGCGTCACCATTGAACTCTCTGCCCGGCATCCCGACCGCTCGACGGCAACGCAGGACCTTTCCAAACTGCAATACATCGCCGACCGCAACGGCAGGGACTATTTTCTGCGCAACTATATCGTGCTCAAAAACGGGGAAAGCAAGCCCGTGTCCAACCTGAAAGCGCGCTACACGATCCATTTGCCGGCTTCGTGCGCGGTAGATCTCAAAAACTCCTTCGGGACGATTACACTGCGCGGACTGACCAACCAGCTGAACCTCAAAGCCGATTTCTGCACGACCAATCTCACGGGAATCAGCGGAAAAGGCGCACTTCAAACCACATTCGGCGCGCTTTCGGGCAATGAACTGGCGGGCACATTCACGTTCACAAGCGACCATACCAATGTCCGCCTGGAACAGATCGCCGGCGCGGTGCGCGTGGATGCCGAATACGGCAATGTGGAAATATACCCGACCGTGGGCCTCACAAGCCTGGGAATTCACTCCAAAAAGGCCGAAGTGACACTCCTGGCCAAGAACTGGAAGCATTTCGACTACACCATCAACGGCGCCTACGCGACGATGAAGCTGCCGAACGGTTTCAAGTGGAAACGCAATACCGCCGATTTTAAAGAAGCATTCTTTTCCCGGAACCAGCTCGCCAGCGTCGATATCAACGCCGAGTTTGGAAGGGTCACGATCAAATAAAACGCATCCACATTTTGCACACACATCGCTAACCCCTTACCCTTAGTATGTTTAAAGCTTTATTGCGCAGCCTGATTCTGGCGGCCGGGCCATTTGTGGCTTACGCGCAGGACTCGATCCAAGTGTCTTATTCCGAAGAATCCGACACCCTGGTCAAGCAGCGGTTTCTCGACCGGTATGAGCATGTATTCATGACCAAAGTGCCCACGCGGCACATGCTCAAAATCGGGCTCTCGCAGTATTACCAGGCGGTGGACTTTCCGCTGCGGGACGACAAAATATTAAACAATACCTCCCTGAAACTGGGATACGAGTTCAAGTTTTTGCCTGCGTTCTCCATTGCGCTGGCGGGTCACATGCCTTTTTTCGACCTGAATATGCCATTGAAAACGCTGGTGCAATACACGGTAATGGACGCGCAAATCAGGTGGTTTGTCGGGATGGGCAAGCGTATCCGAAAGGGTTTGAGCGCCAACAATTTCAGTGGAAATTACGTGGCTGTGTTTTATAACCTGCCGGGCACGGCCGATAATTACAACCCGAAAGTCGGCCTGAAACTGGGTCTTCAACGGCGGTTCCTGAACCACGGTTTTATGGATTTCAGCGTGGCGGTGTTCCAGGGGGCATACGATGGCAGCCCGTCGTTCTCTTCGCAGGCCAGCCTCGGGATTGCATTTGGCGACTGGAAGCAGATCAGCAAGGCGCCACTTTGCGACATTCTGCTATGCGACGCCCAGATCATGAACCAATGGAAGATCCGGCTGCCTGAGATCACGGTAGGTTACTATATGAACAGGCTCAAAGCCGGGGTAGCATTTGAACAAAAACTGGGCGCATGGCCCCTCACGCTCAATTTCCAGCTCGATGCGTCGATGAACAACGGCTTCAACCTGATCCGCTACACCGACATGCCGTGGAATTCCTATGGTGGGTATATGCAGGTATATTCGCGGGAAAAAATCGTGTCGTTTTCCGTGCAACCGAGGTATTACATCCTTACCAAACGGCAGCAGATGAAAGGAAGGAACACCAATGGGATGTCGGGGATTTACGGTGGAATCAACACACAATACTACTATTACAAGGGCAAGCACAGCGACATTCCGCCCAATGACCTGCGGCAGGAGGACAACATCATCCATGCAGGACCGCTCCTCGGCTTTCAGTTGCGCCTTTTCAACCGCGGCTATTTCGATTGCAATACGTCATACAACTTTCAGGATTATTTAAAGAGCACAAAAACCGACTTCGGGTTCCGAACGAATTTCACGCTGGGAATCGCTTTGTAAGACCTTTTTTCACTAGCCGTATTTTAACACAACTTCCCCATGGCACGCAATGCTAAAATATGGGCCGGCATCGCTATGTCCGCCGCGATCGTCCTGCTATTCCTTGCCCGGCGCGATACGGAAGACGAACGAATGCAAGCTGTGTGGCAAGAGAAATACCGTCACACACAAAGGCGGATCGGTTGGCAGTTGGTGCACCTTCGGCACGAGTACGCAAGACAGCCAATCCGGACTTCGGAAAATACGCTATTCGAAATCAAGCAATTATGGATAGATAAAGACATACTGACGCATTTAATCCAATCCGCCAAGAGCCGGTTCCCCGCCGACAGTCTTATGAAATTGGAAAACTTGATTACCCAAAAAGCACCAACCATCGCCGTAGTACGCGAAATCGAACGAATTGAGAAAATCAATGCAAACCATTAACCTTCAATGCCATGAGAATCAAAAGCGGCATTCGATGCCTCACTTTACTGGCTGTACTCGCTTTCCTGACTTCGTGCGACCAGTTCGAATTCAGTCCGAACCAGTATTTCGATCATTCCAGCCCTAGCAACCTGAACGCACAAAACCTGGCCAGGCTGCGCCAGCACGCGGCCGATGACACGGTCACGATCGTATTTGCGGGCGATACCCAGCGGTGGTATGCAGAACAGGAAAGGTTTGTCAATAAAGTGAACAGCCTCGAAAATGTAGACCTCGTATTACTCGCGGGCGACATTTCCGACTTCGGCCTCTTGCAGGAATTCAAATGGGTGCACAAAAGACTCTCCGAACTGCGTGTACCGTACTTTGCAATCATCGGCAATCACGACATGGTAGCGAATGGCAGGCAGATATTCCGGCAAATGTTCGGGGAGCTGAATTACTCCTTTGTTTACGGCGGTATTAAATTCATTGCCCACAATACCAATGGCCTGGAAGCTCCCGGCGAGCACATTCCCGACCTCGGCTGGCTCGCGCACGAGCTGCAAAACACGGAGCGCGCCAGGCACATTATCACCGTTTCGCATGTGCCGCCATTCAATCCGGCCGAATTTGGGCCCGAATCGTTGGAGCCCTACACGCAACTCCTCCAAAACACCCCCAATCTGCTGCTATCCCTGCATGGCCACGTTCACCAGCACCAGGATTACTCCCCTTTTGGCGACAACGTTCGCTACATGACCAGCTTTTCCTTCGAGCAAAGTGCATTCGTGCTGCTCAGGATCGTGAACGGCCAGGTAATCAAATCCACCATTCCTTACTGAATATGAAACAAATACTGGTAAGCGCAGCGCTCCTCGTGACGGGAGCTGCCGGGGCGGCTTATGCGCAATCCGGCCAGAAACTGGTGCCCGATTTTGCCCAGCTGCAATACGCAGGAAGTATCGGCTGGATGGGCGTGGGAGCAGGTTACGAGTTTTTCAACCGCCGCGTGCGCACACACCTGCAATACGGCTATGTGCCGCCGGACAAAGGCGGGCGACTGCATTTGCTGTCGGGAGCCGTGTTTTACCAGCCCGTCCGCATCAAAGCCGGCGCACGTTGGGAGATCAACCCGCTCGATATCGGGTTTAAAGCCAGTTACCAGTTTGGGAACAACTACTTTTTCAACCTTCCCTCCCGCTACCCGCCAAACTACTATTGGTGGAAACCGGCTTTGAGAATGCACCTGGCAACCGAGTCATCGATAACGCGCAAATTGCGTCGAAATGCCTCGATCCGTTCCGTAAGCGCCTACCTGGAATTCAATACCAACGATCTGTACCTGGTAAGCTACGTGTTGAATGCAGGCTCGTTGCGGGTGACGGAAGTAGTCAAAGCGGGGTTGGGAATCCGCGTGGGCTTTTGAATGGCTTAAAAAAAAGACATTCGAAGGGTGGTTCCGGTCAGAGAACCTGCCCTTCGAATGTCCTCAGGGCTAATTACCGCCGCGCAGGTATTCGGCCGTCAGCGACTCGCGGCATTTGAGCAGGTCGGCCGGTGTTCCTTCGAACAGTATTTGTCCACCCTTGTGCCCGCCTTCCGGGCCGAGGTCGATGATCCAGTCGGCGTGTTTCATAACCTCGGTGTTGTGTTCGATCACGATCACGGAATTGCCCTGATCTACCAGATGGTCGATGATTTCCAGCAAATGCCCGGTGTCCGACATGTGCAGGCCGGTAGTAGGCTCGTCCATGACGTAAATGGTGCCGTTTTTGTGCAGTTCCCCCGCCAGTTTGATCCGCTGGCATTCACCGCCGGACAACGTGCTCAGCGGCTGCCCGAGCGTGAGGTAGTTCAGCCCTACCTGGTTCATCGCCGTCAGTTTATGCACCACGTCTTTGGCCTTAAAAAAGCTTAATGCCTCTTCCACAGGCATATCCAGCACATCCGTGATCGATTTGCCATTCACTTTGTATTCCAGCACCTCCTGTTTGAAACGCTTCCCCTCGCAGGTTTCGCAAA includes:
- a CDS encoding LytR/AlgR family response regulator transcription factor produces the protein MNALIVEDEDLSVRRLKKMLSEVAPSLHITGVTDSIEQTVEWVLENRAAGHADPDLIFLDIELSDGQSFEIFNRIEVSSSIIFTTSYDEYALQAFKHNSIDYLLKPVHRDELQRALHKYDKLKGQPATDQSLASIKKLLEDFKKTSAVEYRQRFLVKQGQKMLSIEVNEIAYFFTDDRYSFFMTDSNQKMLVDYTLDELADSLNPSRFFRINRGMMITHRSVEKIDPYFGNRLALTLRPAHNKEALVSREKVSDFKVWMGK
- a CDS encoding RNA polymerase sigma factor — protein: MTSEADLISGCLLNDRIAQRQLYDRYKKAMYTLAYRITGDFDDANDVLQDAFLEIFKHLNQFRGESTLGAWIKQIIVRKSMKKKRLVIWENVEGYMGESIDWGESEINAAHLETAILSLPDGFRTIFVLAEVEGYTHREIAVMLKISEGTSKSQLFHAKRKLRTMLSAN
- a CDS encoding sensor histidine kinase — encoded protein: MKKKLLFEKLPEKIPSANRWAYAACAVAFLLFFNFLTVGAAVFGDPALFLKTTFLNAAILGAAFGIQSAVGRYITRRYADVQQTLVRVALSICMHAVVSGVFVLLAGWLYIGWGLFRSVLTADALVVVYMVNLAAIVLGTGLWESFDALARWRQHEINSERLMKENVNGQLESLKTQISPHFLFNTLNSLSALIGEDPQKAEQFVDEMARVYRYLLQTNHSSVDQGDFGQLTTLKKELSFIESYGHLLKTRYGDGMKLYIHVEDSFLDARIPPLTLQLLVENAVKHNVIRASRPLTIFILSTVEGGLMVRNNLQKKNLTAGAENIESTHVGLANIITKYKLLAEYRAWPGPADGRKQSRVFHRNHPIDFLKA
- a CDS encoding metallophosphoesterase family protein produces the protein MKPDFFKKFSKPVFKRDVPDDTFKYQPAPKPSGKYPYHLDLEAIDPVPDQNKLAFHMVGDTGSIRTPDFQKLVVGEMVKQFEATEKTGYEPQFLFHLGDVVYNHGEASEYQRQFFDPYKKYPGPIFAIPGNHDSDINPDSRVRYGSLDAFTTVFCDTERRTVPFSGNAERKSMIQPNVYWTLVTPLANIIGMYSNVPKFGVVTDEQRNWLMHELRTADKERPDKAVILCLHHSPYSADINHGSSIPMIELLEGVFEETGIYPDIVFSGHVHNYQRFSRYYHGGRVLPFIVAGSGGYDELHPVAYTNDYRFTSALPIFEGIQLESSCDTKHGFLKVLLERTADGITLTAEFYTLPHERHIGPGQNAALEDRLVVKI
- a CDS encoding metallophosphoesterase family protein, which encodes MRIKSGIRCLTLLAVLAFLTSCDQFEFSPNQYFDHSSPSNLNAQNLARLRQHAADDTVTIVFAGDTQRWYAEQERFVNKVNSLENVDLVLLAGDISDFGLLQEFKWVHKRLSELRVPYFAIIGNHDMVANGRQIFRQMFGELNYSFVYGGIKFIAHNTNGLEAPGEHIPDLGWLAHELQNTERARHIITVSHVPPFNPAEFGPESLEPYTQLLQNTPNLLLSLHGHVHQHQDYSPFGDNVRYMTSFSFEQSAFVLLRIVNGQVIKSTIPY
- a CDS encoding PepSY-associated TM helix domain-containing protein produces the protein MSQKKTALGKFIGTLHLWLGLASGLVIIVIGLTGAIYVFTDEIKPLVYRDRLFIQPENKPKLPLSQLLAVAQEAVGPNRPVTRVEISSQPDRTYIFRALKVDKEGFSHWDYYKYYWRAYVNPYNGKVVKLEDSRNEFFNLVLGLHMRMLFGEKIGHAVVSYSVLAFVLILISGLVLWWPSKWSKSNVDKSFKIKWNAKWKRVNYDLHNVLGFYACVILLVCALTGLVWAFEWFETGVKTVADGGTLAKVPAVFSDTTQQKDAAAVDRIFSQLQADKPDAHGYLINFPVKGKLPLNTSTYLTASNRYDRIQGQYDQFTGAQLRSRSFGELTNGEQLYALNFDLHVGAWAGMPGKILTFFAGLICASLPVTGIVIWWGRRKKESKPRKGAKSPLASPKPAHRLSRTI
- a CDS encoding sensor histidine kinase, yielding MKPAFFSKYEWWYHFAMMPVCFALGNYYMLGERYFFHLPTFLTATSLAFALYWFSVVLLTVTIRKTAGSAAEGHILRQMLRMFRKLALVTAFLAIFNCWIYSLVPSLQVGFSWAVLWPLVAIGLLCDAFICALLGLFYALQQWKNDQADDEKLARQSVEVEFDALKGQVNPHFLFNSLNTLSSLINADPMQAEDFVEDLARVYRYTLQGGRTELVPLQSELGFLQVYIQLLQARYNDALVVEMPDRCPADLSIPPLMLQILIDNAVQYNMLSSSRPLTITLSITGERAIRVTNNIQMRHRTLRATGAGLRGLSTKLLAFTSRKLEISESDDTFSVTIPLLPDTAPASMQ